One Pseudomonas entomophila genomic window carries:
- a CDS encoding Nudix family hydrolase has product MKRIHVVAAVIRGTDGRILIARRADTQHQGGLWEFPGGKVEDGEGVEAALARELREELGIEVTRSRPLIKVSHDYPDKQVLLDVREVDAFTGEPHGAEGQPLAWVAPRDLGQYEFPEANKPIVAAARLPDQYLITPDGLEVPQLLKGIQKAVASGIRLIQLRAPDMYDPKYRDVAVDAVGLCAGKAQLMLKGPLEWLGDFPSAGWHLTAAQLRKYAAKGRPFPKERWLAASCHNAEELALAEQMGVDFVTLSPVQATQTHPDATPLGWGEAQRLITEFSHPVFLLGGVGPGEREQAWEVGAQGVAGIRAFWPVA; this is encoded by the coding sequence GTGAAGCGGATTCATGTGGTTGCCGCGGTCATTCGTGGCACTGACGGCCGTATCCTCATCGCCCGTCGCGCTGACACGCAACACCAGGGCGGCCTGTGGGAGTTCCCGGGTGGCAAGGTCGAGGACGGCGAGGGCGTCGAGGCGGCGCTGGCCCGCGAGTTGCGCGAGGAGCTGGGTATCGAGGTCACGCGTTCACGGCCGTTGATCAAGGTCAGCCACGACTATCCGGACAAGCAGGTGCTGCTGGATGTGCGCGAAGTTGACGCCTTCACCGGAGAACCCCATGGTGCCGAGGGCCAGCCGCTGGCCTGGGTAGCGCCGCGTGACCTGGGCCAGTACGAGTTCCCCGAGGCCAACAAGCCCATCGTCGCCGCGGCGCGCCTGCCTGATCAGTACCTGATCACGCCGGATGGCCTGGAGGTGCCGCAGCTGCTCAAGGGCATCCAGAAGGCGGTGGCCAGCGGGATCAGGCTGATCCAGCTGCGCGCCCCCGACATGTACGACCCCAAGTACCGCGATGTCGCGGTGGACGCGGTCGGGCTGTGTGCGGGCAAGGCACAACTGATGCTCAAGGGGCCGTTGGAGTGGCTGGGCGACTTCCCGTCGGCGGGTTGGCACCTGACCGCCGCGCAGTTGCGCAAGTATGCCGCGAAGGGCCGGCCGTTCCCGAAGGAACGCTGGCTGGCGGCATCCTGCCACAACGCCGAGGAGCTGGCGCTGGCCGAGCAGATGGGGGTGGACTTCGTCACCCTGTCGCCAGTGCAGGCGACCCAGACACATCCCGATGCCACGCCGCTGGGGTGGGGTGAGGCGCAGCGGTTGATCACCGAGTTCAGTCACCCGGTCTTCCTGCTGGGCGGTGTTGGGCCGGGTGAGCGAGAGCAGGCCTGGGAGGTTGGTGCCCAGGGTGTTGCCGGTATCCGGGCGTTCTGGCCTGTAGCCTGA
- a CDS encoding glutathione S-transferase family protein, whose protein sequence is MSYHLIIGDKLYSSWSLRGALALELAGAPYEETLVKLNQPDTRQRLLAFSATGKVPLLKTEHGVIADSLAIAEFLNEQYPEARLWPEDVAARAQARSACAQMHSGFFALRGAMPFDLSRDQALDEVPLDVQVDIDRIVALWNECRLVAKDSGSFLFGRPTLADAFFAPVAVRLRTYRVEVPAAAAAYIETIYQWPAFQAWQTAGLAEREG, encoded by the coding sequence ATGAGCTACCACCTGATCATCGGCGACAAGTTGTATTCCTCCTGGTCGCTACGCGGCGCCCTGGCCCTCGAACTGGCCGGCGCCCCCTACGAAGAAACCCTGGTCAAGCTCAACCAGCCAGACACCCGCCAGCGCCTCCTCGCGTTCTCGGCCACTGGCAAGGTGCCCTTGCTCAAGACCGAGCATGGCGTGATCGCCGACTCCCTGGCCATCGCCGAATTCCTCAACGAGCAATACCCCGAGGCCAGGCTCTGGCCCGAGGATGTTGCCGCCCGTGCCCAGGCCCGTTCGGCCTGCGCGCAGATGCACAGCGGCTTCTTCGCCTTGCGCGGCGCGATGCCTTTCGACCTGTCGCGCGACCAGGCGCTGGATGAGGTGCCACTGGACGTGCAGGTCGATATCGACCGCATCGTTGCCTTGTGGAACGAATGCCGCCTGGTGGCCAAGGACAGCGGCTCGTTCCTGTTCGGCCGGCCGACCCTGGCCGATGCCTTCTTCGCCCCGGTGGCCGTACGCCTGCGTACCTACCGTGTCGAAGTACCGGCCGCGGCGGCCGCCTACATCGAAACCATCTATCAATGGCCTGCGTTCCAGGCTTGGCAGACGGCTGGCCTGGCGGAGCGTGAAGGGTGA